The DNA segment AACTCCCGCCGCCCGCCCTCCCGCAGGAGATCGTGGACGCGACCCGGGCGAAGTATGTGGAGGCGTACGAGCTGCTGACCGGGACCCCCTGGTCGTAGCCGTGCCGTAACTGCGGTGGTGGCCGACGGCGCGGTGCCCGGTCGTGCGGGGTGGCCGCCGGTGCCGGGACCGGTCGCTCCGTGACCGGTCGGCCCGCGCAGCCCCGCCCACAGAACGCATGAAGAAGCCCCCGGCCGGAATCCGGTCGGGGGCTTCTCACTGGTCCTGCTGCTGAGCGGACGACCAGGTTCGAACTGGCGACCTCAACCTTGGCAAGGTTGCGCTCTACCAACTGAGCTACGTCCGCATGCGCTGTAGCGCGGGCACCACTATACCCAACCTCGCTCCCGTGCGAGACGCACCGCGGTATGACGGTTCTCCGCTCCCAGCTTCGACGCGGCCGACGACAGATAGTTGCGCACCGTCCCCTGCGACAGCGAGGCCCGCTCGGCGATCTCCGCGATCGGTGCACCGTCCGCCGCCAGCTCCAGCACCTCCACCTCGCGGGCGGTGAGAGGCGAGTCCCCCGCGGAGATCGCGTCGGCTGCCAACTCGGGGTCCACATAACGCCCTCCGGTCCGCACCGTCCGGATGATCTCTGCCAGCTGCTGTGCGGAAACCGTCTTCGGAACGAACCCCTTCACGCCTGCCGAGAGCGCCCGTTTGAGGTGGCCGGGCCGCCCATGGCTGGTGACGATCATGCAGCGGCACTCGGGGAGTGCGGTGCGCAGGGATGTGGCCACGCTCACACCGTCGGCCCCCGGCATCTGCAGGTCGAGCACCGCCACGTCTGGCTGGTGGGCTCGCGCCATGGCGAGCGCTTCGGGTCCGGACGCGGCTTGGGCCACGACCACCAGATCGTCCTCCAGCCCGAGCAGCGCGGCGAGCGCTCCCCGGATGAGGTGCTCGTCGTCCGCGAGCAGTACGCGTATGGGCGCGAAGGAGGGCGCGGGGGCCGCCGGAGAGGCGAGCCCCGGTGCGGGCGCGGGGGCCGTTGAAGGGATGGCTGCCGGTACGAGTGTGACCTCGGGTGCGGGTGCGGGTGACGGGTCGGTCATGCGGTGGCCTCTTCGGCAGATGCGGGCGGGGCGGAGTGAGGGGCTGCGGTGGAGGCGGGCGTGGCGGCGGACGTGGGTGTGGGAGTGGGCGGGTGAGTCTGGGCGGGCAGGTGATCCGTGGTGCGAGTGTCGGTGGGTGGTCGCGATCCGGTCTTCGGGCTGCCCGGTCCGTCGGTGAGCTCGGTGAGCGGTACCTCCGCGGTCAGCCGGAATCTCCCGCCAGGTGCCGGGCCGGCCGTCAGCGTCCCGTCCACAGCGGTCAGCCGCTCGCGCAGCCCCGCAAGCCCGGTGCCCGGAGTGGAGCCGCTGCCGCTCCCGCCGGCCGCTCCGTCGTTCTCGACGGTCAGGGTCGCGGCCGCGGCCGATCTGGCCACCGTGATGACGCAGCGCCGGGCGTCCCCATGGCGCAGCACATTGGTGGCCGCTTCCCGCACCACCCAGCCGAGCGCCGACTGCACGTCCACCGGGAGCCCGTCCGGCGGCCCGCTGACGGTGCACTCGATGCCGGCCGCCTCCAACACACCCTGAGCGCCCCTCAGTTCGGTGGTGAGATCAGCTTCCCGGTAACCCCGTACCACTTCACGCACCTCCCGCTGTGCTTCGTGGGCCATGCGCTGCACCTCGGTCATCTGGTCCACTGCCTCGGGACGCCCCCGCCGGGCCAGCTGTACCGCCAGCTCGCTCTTCAGCGCGATCACGGCGAGATTGCGCCCCATCACATCGTGCAGATCACGGCCGAACCGCAGGCGTTCCTCCGCGACCGCCAGCCGCGCCTCGACGTCCTTGGCCTGGTGCAGTTTCCACATCACGCCCAGGTGCCAGGCCGAGCAGCGGGTGGTGACGGCGTACCACGCGGGTCCGCCCACCATGCAGGCCATGCAGGCAGCGACGAGCCCCCGATCGCCGCCGAGCACGAGGACAGCCCCGCACACTGCCCCCAGCGCACCCAACTGCACCAGGGCGGACATCCGCTTCCGGACGATCAGACTGTGCGCCATCGTGAACGGCATCACAGCAGCGCACAGCAGTACCGCCAGACCCGGGAACTCCCGTAGCCCCACCTCCGAGGCGAGCACCAGAACAGCCGCCAGGTTCGTCACCATCAGACCCGCCCCGAAGGCCACCAGCCGCCGGGAGAGCGTGGCCTGGCCCAGATACTCGGCCAGACCACCGGACGCGAGAGAGGTGCAGTACACCCCCTGTGCGACCCCGAGAAGACAGGATGCGGCGATCAGCGCGGCGGGCGCCCCGGAGTGCCGGACCGGGCGCGTCACGCTGTACATGACCTGTAGGGCAATGGCCAGCCACAGCAGGGCGTATATCGTCGCGCGCGAATAGAGGTCGGCCTGCGCGAACCCGCCCCGCTTCCGCCATCCCCGTAGCCACTGCATCACGTACCCCTTGTCACTGGTGCTCTTGCCTGCCGGTGCTCTCCCGGTGCTCTCCGGTGCTCGCTGGTCGTCTCTGGCTGCCGACCACGGCCGGGTCGTGCCCGGCCTCTACCCAGCCCCGGCCTCTACCCAGCCCCGGCCTCTACCCAGCCCCGGCCTCTACCCAGCCCCGGCCTCACGCGCCCGGTCTCCGCCCCCCCGGCACCGCCCGCGGCCACCCGGCCACGGTCAGCGGCGTGGCTCCCAGCGGAACCACCGGCGTACAGCCAACACGGAGAGCACCGTCCAGGCCAACGCCGTCAGGACATGCCCGAAGGCGTTGGACGCGGACATCGACCCGGTCCAGGCGCCCCGCACCAGCTCCACCACCGGGGTCAGGGGCAGCAGCTCGCACACCGACGCCAGTCGGTCGGGAAATATCTCCAGCGGGACGAACACGCCCGAACCCGCCATCGTGGCCAGCATGAGCGGGATGACCGTCAGCTGAGAGGCCTCGGCTGACTTGGTGATCCCGGCCGTCGCCGCCCCCAACGCGGTCAGCATCACGACCCCCAGAGCGACGCCCGCGAAGAGGAGTTGCGGGGCAGGCGGCAGGCTCATGTCGAAGAACACCGCGCAGCCCGCGGTGAGGACGGCGCACTGCACCAGCGCGACGATCACCGAGGAGAGTGAAGCCCCCGCGAGTATTTCTGTGTCCCGCGCTTCTCCCGTGCGCAGCCGCTTGAGCACCAACTGCTCACGGCGGACCACCAGCACCCCCACCACGCCGTGGTGGAGAGCGAAGAGCAGGCTGAACCCTATGGCTCCGGGCAGCAGCATCGCGCCTGCCGTCAGCCCCGCCTTGTCCAGGGTCGCCTGGTCGGTCGTCGATGAAATCGTGAACGTCATCGCGACGGGCAGCACCAGCATGGTGAGGAGCGAGGCCTTACTGCGTCCCAGCAGGGTCAGCTCGGCTCGGGCGAGGGCCAGCATTCTGCCCGTACTGAACGTCCGTACCCGCTCGCCGCTCCCGCGCTCACCCCTGGCCCCCGCCCCGGCCCTGTCTCCTGGTCCGGTCCTGGCCCTTGTCGCGCCTTCCACCGCGGTCTGTTCCGCCGCTGTCTGCTCCACCACGCGCTCCCCCGTGCGTGCCCCCGTCGTGCTCACCGTGTGACCTCCTGCTTCTGTGCGATACCGAGAAATGCCTCTTCCAGCGAGGCCGACCGGACATCGAGCCCCCGCAGCTCGATCTCCTGGTCCCTGGCCCACAGCAGGAGTTCGGTGGCGGACCGCTGAAGCTCGTCGGTCCGCAGCTGGATCTCCCCGCCCGTGCGGACGTACGTCCCCAGTGGGGGCAGATCGCCGACCGCCATTCCCTCGGGCAGGGAGAAGGAGATGTGCGAGGGCTGTGCGGCCACCACCTCGTCCACCCGGCCTTCGGCCGCTATCCGGCCCTCGTGCAGGATCGCCAGCCGGTCGGCCAGCACTTCGGCCTCCTCCAGATAGTGCGTGGTCAGCAGGACCGTCGTACCGCTGTCGCGCAGCTCCCGCACCAACTCCCAGGTATCCCTGCGCCCTTCGGCGTCGAGACCGGTCGTCGGTTCGTCGAGGAAGAGCACCTCGGGGCGTCCCAGAAGTGCCATCGCCAGGTCCAGCCGCCGCTTCTCGCCGCCGGACAGCTGCTTCACCCGTATGGTCGACCGCCCGCCGAGTCCCACCATCTCCATGGCCTCACCGACCGGCCGTGCCCTGCTCGTGCAGCCCGCCCACATCCGGACCGTCTCGGCCACGGTCAGCTCGGGGGAGAAACCGCCTTCCTGGAGCATGACGCCGGTTCTTGGCCGGATGGCGGTGCGCTCGCGGTACGGATCGTGCCCCAGCACACGCACCCGGCCCCCGCTCGGCGGCGCCAGTCCCTCCAGGAGCTCCACCGTGGAGGTCTTTCCCGCGCCGTTCGTCCCCAGCAGCGCGAACAGCTCCCCGGCGGCCACGGAGAAGGAGATGCCTGCCACCGCCTCGTATCCACCGGCATAGCTGCGCCGGAGGTCTGCGACCTCAATCACATCTGTCATGCGTCCAGGCTGCCCCCGCCACGGGCCTCCGCCCGATGACATATGTCATCAGAGTGGAACCACGGAGAAGCCCCCGGTCGGAATCCGACCGGGGGCTTCTTCGTTCCTGCTGCTGAGCGGACGACCAGGTTCGAACTGGCGACCTCAACCTTGGCAAGGTTGCGCTCTACCAACTGAGCTACGTCCGCATATTGCATCCGACCGGCTTTCACCGGGCGGTGCGAACACCACTCTACCCGACGGTCCGAGTGGACCGGTCCGGAGAGGGATGCAGAGCGGGTGACAGGAATTGCACACTGCGCCTTCCCCCTGGAAGGGGGATGTTCTACTACTGAACTACACCCGCACGCTGCTTCGAACGGGGCCTTTCGGCCTCGCCCTTCGGCGTGCTCCAGACTCTAGCTGACCAGCAGGGGTGGAATGCAAGTCGGGCACTCCGAGGGGGAGTCGGCCAAGGTCCGAGGGGGCGTCGGCCAGGGCCGCCGACCGGCCCGGGGCGGGTCAGCCGGCCGCGTTGAACGCCTCGTAGACCTTCTTCGGGATGCGGCCCCTGGCCGGTACTTCCATCTTGTTGGACCGGGCCCAGGCGCGGACGGCCGCCGGGTCGGGTGCCACCGAGGTGTGCCGGTAGGCCTTGCCCGACTTCGACCGCTTTCGGCCCGCCTCCAGGAACGGCGCCAGTGACTTGCGCAGTTTCTTTGCATTGGCGGTATTGAGGTCGATCTCGTACGACTTCCCGTCGAGACCGAAGGTGACCGTTTCCGCCGCTTCTCCGCCGTCGATGTCGTCGGAGAGCGTGACCACTACTCGCTGAGCCACGGACTTCGGTCCTTTCCTTCGACATCGCCGCGCCCGCACGGTGTCACGCAGGCGTGCCGCCGTGTTGACGTGCTGCGATGTCGGCCTTGCGGCTGATTTTGAGTTACGCCAATTCCTTTGTACAGCGGAAGGCGTCGCATTGTGAAGCCCACCCAATTACATGCGCGTGTCCGAGTGCAATCCGGTAGGCGGATTTTTTCGAGGATTTTCCTTCGGTGTTGTCGGGGCCGATATCTGAACGTGATCGGGCCCGTACGATATCTACCCGCGTAGATTCTCTGGGCAGGTAGTGTGATGGGACCGCCTTCGCACCACACACCGGGAGTGCCAGTGGCACGCGTCGTAGTCGACGTCATGCTCAAGCCGGAGATCCTCGACCCGCAGGGACAGGCGGTGCAGCGTGCACTGCCCCGTCTCGGTTTCGATGGAATCGCCGACGTCCGTCAGGGAAAGCGTTTCGAGCTGGAGGTCGATGGGCCGGTTGATGACGCCGCCCTCGCCCGCATCAACGAGCTCGCCGAAACCTTCCTCGCCAACACCGTCATCGAGAACTTCACCGTGAAGGTGGAGGCGGAGAAGTGACAGCTCGTATCGGAGTCGTCACTTTTCCGGGCACGCTCGACGATCAGGACGCCCTGCGCGCCGTGCGGATCGCGGGCGCCGAACCTGTTTCGCTCTGGCATCGCGACAAGGGCATCCAGCAGGTCGACGCGGTCGTCCTCGCGGGTGGTTTCTCGTACGGCGACTATTTGCGGGCGGGCGCCATCTCCCGCTTCTCGCCGGTGATGGGGACGATCATCGAGCAGGCGAAGGCCGGCCTCCCGGTCCTGGGTATCTGCAACGGTTTCCAGATCCTCACCGAGTCGCATTTGCTGCCGGGCGCGATGCTCCGGAACAACCATCTCCACTTCATCTGCCGCGACCAGAAGCTGCGCGTCGAGAACGCGGAGACCGCCTGGACCGCCGACTACACCGCCGGCCAGGAGATCTCCGTACCCCTCAAGAACATCGACGGCCGTTACGTGGCCGACGAGCGGGTGCTCGACGAGCTGGAGGCCGAGGGGCGGGTCGCTTTCCGGTATCTCGACGGCAACCCGAACGGTTCGCTCCGCGACATCGCCGGCGTCACCAACGCGGCGGGCAATGTGGTCGGTCTGATGCCGCACCCCGAGCACGCCGTGGAGCCGCTGATCGGTACGGGGCGTACCGACGGCATCGGATTCTTCTCCTCGATCCTGAAGAAGCTGGTCAACGCATGACGACTGAACGAAACGAGAGCGCCGCACAGGGCCGCCTCGACACCGTGAAGCACGCCGCTGCGACCCCCGAAGCCGAGCAGCCCTGGAAGGAACTCGGCCTCAAGGAGGACGAGTACGCGCGGATCCGCGAGATCCTCGGCCGCCGTCCGACCGGTGCCGAGCTCGCCATGTACTCCGTGATGTGGTCCGAGCACTGCTCGTACAAGAGCAGCAAGGTGCACCTCAAGCAGTTCGGCGAGAAGGTCCCGGAGAACGACGCGATGCTCGTCGGCATCGGGGAGAACGCCGGTGTCGTGGACGTCGGCCAGGGTTACGCGGTCACCTTCAAGGTCGAGTCGCACAACCACCCCTCGTACATCGAGCCCTACCAGGGCGCGGCGACCGGCGTCGGCGGCATCGTCCGCGACATCCTCGCCATGGGCGCCCGCCCGGTCGCGGTCGTCGACCCGCTGCGGTTCGGCGCGGCCGACCACCCCGACACCCGGCGGGTCCTGCCGGGTGTGGTCGCGGGCATCGGCGGCTACGGCAACTGCCTGGGGCTGCCGAACATCGGCGGCGAGGTCGTCTTCGACCCCTGCTACCAGGGCAATCCGCTGGTCAACGCCGGCTGCATCGGTGTGATGAAGCACGAGGACATCCACCTCGCGAAGGCTTCGGGCACCGGCAACAAGGTC comes from the Streptomyces sp. NBC_01471 genome and includes:
- a CDS encoding response regulator encodes the protein MTDPSPAPAPEVTLVPAAIPSTAPAPAPGLASPAAPAPSFAPIRVLLADDEHLIRGALAALLGLEDDLVVVAQAASGPEALAMARAHQPDVAVLDLQMPGADGVSVATSLRTALPECRCMIVTSHGRPGHLKRALSAGVKGFVPKTVSAQQLAEIIRTVRTGGRYVDPELAADAISAGDSPLTAREVEVLELAADGAPIAEIAERASLSQGTVRNYLSSAASKLGAENRHTAVRLARERGWV
- a CDS encoding sensor histidine kinase, whose amino-acid sequence is MQWLRGWRKRGGFAQADLYSRATIYALLWLAIALQVMYSVTRPVRHSGAPAALIAASCLLGVAQGVYCTSLASGGLAEYLGQATLSRRLVAFGAGLMVTNLAAVLVLASEVGLREFPGLAVLLCAAVMPFTMAHSLIVRKRMSALVQLGALGAVCGAVLVLGGDRGLVAACMACMVGGPAWYAVTTRCSAWHLGVMWKLHQAKDVEARLAVAEERLRFGRDLHDVMGRNLAVIALKSELAVQLARRGRPEAVDQMTEVQRMAHEAQREVREVVRGYREADLTTELRGAQGVLEAAGIECTVSGPPDGLPVDVQSALGWVVREAATNVLRHGDARRCVITVARSAAAATLTVENDGAAGGSGSGSTPGTGLAGLRERLTAVDGTLTAGPAPGGRFRLTAEVPLTELTDGPGSPKTGSRPPTDTRTTDHLPAQTHPPTPTPTSAATPASTAAPHSAPPASAEEATA
- a CDS encoding ABC transporter permease, translated to MLALARAELTLLGRSKASLLTMLVLPVAMTFTISSTTDQATLDKAGLTAGAMLLPGAIGFSLLFALHHGVVGVLVVRREQLVLKRLRTGEARDTEILAGASLSSVIVALVQCAVLTAGCAVFFDMSLPPAPQLLFAGVALGVVMLTALGAATAGITKSAEASQLTVIPLMLATMAGSGVFVPLEIFPDRLASVCELLPLTPVVELVRGAWTGSMSASNAFGHVLTALAWTVLSVLAVRRWFRWEPRR
- a CDS encoding ABC transporter ATP-binding protein, encoding MTDVIEVADLRRSYAGGYEAVAGISFSVAAGELFALLGTNGAGKTSTVELLEGLAPPSGGRVRVLGHDPYRERTAIRPRTGVMLQEGGFSPELTVAETVRMWAGCTSRARPVGEAMEMVGLGGRSTIRVKQLSGGEKRRLDLAMALLGRPEVLFLDEPTTGLDAEGRRDTWELVRELRDSGTTVLLTTHYLEEAEVLADRLAILHEGRIAAEGRVDEVVAAQPSHISFSLPEGMAVGDLPPLGTYVRTGGEIQLRTDELQRSATELLLWARDQEIELRGLDVRSASLEEAFLGIAQKQEVTR
- a CDS encoding Lsr2 family protein yields the protein MAQRVVVTLSDDIDGGEAAETVTFGLDGKSYEIDLNTANAKKLRKSLAPFLEAGRKRSKSGKAYRHTSVAPDPAAVRAWARSNKMEVPARGRIPKKVYEAFNAAG
- the purS gene encoding phosphoribosylformylglycinamidine synthase subunit PurS, which produces MARVVVDVMLKPEILDPQGQAVQRALPRLGFDGIADVRQGKRFELEVDGPVDDAALARINELAETFLANTVIENFTVKVEAEK
- the purQ gene encoding phosphoribosylformylglycinamidine synthase subunit PurQ; this translates as MTARIGVVTFPGTLDDQDALRAVRIAGAEPVSLWHRDKGIQQVDAVVLAGGFSYGDYLRAGAISRFSPVMGTIIEQAKAGLPVLGICNGFQILTESHLLPGAMLRNNHLHFICRDQKLRVENAETAWTADYTAGQEISVPLKNIDGRYVADERVLDELEAEGRVAFRYLDGNPNGSLRDIAGVTNAAGNVVGLMPHPEHAVEPLIGTGRTDGIGFFSSILKKLVNA